In Caldalkalibacillus thermarum, one DNA window encodes the following:
- a CDS encoding 2-isopropylmalate synthase: MRKIDIFDTTLRDGEQSAGVNLHFNEKVEIAYQLERYGVNILEAGYPASSEGDFRAVQYIARTIKGCSVTGLARSVQSDIDAAWEALKDGVDPRLHVFIATSPIHMQYKLKMSEEELIETAVSAVKYAKRFFPKVQWSAEDATRSDWDFLVEIITKVIDAGACVINLPDTVGYMHPEEYGSLFRYIREHVPNIDRVKLSAHCHDDLGMAVANSLAAIENGVEQIEGTINGIGERAGNAALEEIGVALYTRRDHYQAETSLDLSQTIRTSQLVSKLTGMPVPPNKAVVGANAFAHESGIHQDGVLKNKLTYEIIEPELVGLSSNRMVLGKHSGRHAFREKCKEMGLQLSEEAFQNLFKAFKDLTAKKKEVTEDDILTLLMNTNVQAKEERYELQFLQVAYGSTVVPTTTVGIKLPSGEVVQESATGKGSVESLYNAIQRVLDSEVKLLDYRIQSTTSGIDSLAEVYVKVNYHGQTSSGRGIEHDVLEASAKAYLDAVNRILFKEQYMQVQNKQSEEIKGVKAL, translated from the coding sequence GTGCGAAAAATTGACATCTTTGACACCACACTGAGAGACGGGGAACAGTCTGCCGGGGTGAATCTCCATTTCAATGAGAAAGTGGAGATCGCTTATCAACTGGAACGGTATGGTGTCAATATTTTGGAGGCTGGCTATCCAGCCTCCTCTGAAGGAGACTTCCGGGCGGTTCAATACATCGCCAGAACCATTAAAGGTTGTTCTGTTACCGGTCTGGCCCGCTCGGTGCAAAGCGACATTGATGCTGCCTGGGAAGCCTTAAAGGATGGGGTGGATCCCCGCTTGCACGTCTTTATCGCCACCTCCCCCATCCATATGCAATACAAATTGAAGATGTCAGAAGAAGAATTAATCGAAACGGCCGTTTCCGCTGTGAAATATGCCAAACGTTTCTTCCCCAAAGTGCAATGGTCGGCGGAGGATGCCACCCGCAGCGATTGGGATTTTCTGGTTGAGATCATTACCAAAGTGATTGATGCCGGCGCTTGTGTCATCAATCTTCCAGATACCGTCGGTTACATGCATCCTGAAGAGTATGGCTCTCTGTTCCGTTACATCCGGGAACATGTGCCCAATATTGACAGGGTGAAGCTCTCTGCCCACTGTCATGATGATTTGGGTATGGCGGTGGCCAATTCCCTGGCAGCCATCGAGAATGGAGTGGAGCAAATAGAAGGAACCATTAACGGCATTGGCGAACGGGCCGGCAACGCCGCTTTGGAAGAGATCGGTGTAGCCTTGTATACCCGCCGGGATCATTATCAGGCCGAAACCAGTCTCGACCTGTCCCAAACCATCCGCACCAGCCAGCTGGTCAGCAAATTGACCGGGATGCCTGTTCCGCCAAACAAAGCGGTGGTTGGGGCCAATGCCTTTGCCCATGAATCAGGCATCCATCAGGATGGAGTACTGAAAAATAAACTGACCTATGAAATTATTGAACCCGAGTTGGTTGGCCTGTCTTCTAACCGCATGGTGCTGGGCAAACATTCTGGCCGTCACGCCTTCAGAGAAAAATGCAAGGAAATGGGGCTGCAGCTGTCCGAAGAAGCGTTCCAAAACCTGTTTAAAGCTTTCAAAGATCTGACAGCCAAAAAGAAAGAAGTCACCGAGGACGATATTTTGACCTTGCTCATGAACACCAACGTGCAAGCCAAAGAAGAACGCTATGAACTGCAATTCTTACAGGTGGCCTATGGGTCTACGGTAGTGCCCACCACCACAGTGGGGATTAAATTGCCCAGCGGTGAGGTCGTGCAAGAGTCAGCCACAGGCAAGGGCAGCGTTGAGTCCTTGTACAATGCGATTCAGCGTGTACTGGACAGTGAGGTCAAACTGCTCGACTACCGTATCCAATCCACCACGAGCGGCATTGACTCGCTGGCCGAAGTCTACGTCAAAGTGAACTATCACGGGCAAACATCAAGCGGGCGGGGTATTGAGCATGATGTGCTGGAAGCATCGGCTAAGGCCTATTTGGATGCAGTAAACCGCATCTTGTTTAAAGAGCAATATATGCAAGTCCAGAACAAACAGAGTGAAGAAATAAAAGGAGTGAAAGCCCTTTGA
- the leuB gene encoding 3-isopropylmalate dehydrogenase has translation MIKQIAVLPGDGIGPEVTEEAVRLLEEVGKQFGHTFQFQFADIGGCALDKTGTPLPEETLQICRESDAILLGAVGGPKWDHGPGEKRPEAGLLKLRKELQLYANLRPVIVFPALVNASTLKPEVLEGVNLMIIRELTGGLYFGQPRGRKETDEGLAVVDTLYYTEAEIERVLRKAFEIARLRKKHLVSVDKANVLDSSRLWRETADRIGKEYPDVKLEHMLVDNAAMQLIRRPGQFDTVVTENMFGDILSDEAAMLSGSLGMLPSASLSDSGPGLYEPVHGSAPDIAGQNLANPLATFLSVAMMLKYSFNLEQEAQAIEQAIHKVLEDGYRTRDLAQEGERYLTTTEMGEKVRAYLKQEVPS, from the coding sequence TTGATCAAGCAGATTGCCGTCCTGCCAGGGGACGGGATAGGACCTGAAGTGACTGAAGAAGCTGTCCGGCTCTTAGAGGAAGTGGGAAAACAGTTCGGCCATACATTCCAGTTCCAATTTGCTGACATCGGGGGATGTGCCCTGGACAAAACGGGGACTCCCTTGCCTGAAGAGACATTACAAATCTGCCGGGAAAGCGACGCCATCCTGCTGGGGGCGGTGGGCGGCCCCAAGTGGGATCATGGCCCCGGGGAGAAAAGGCCTGAAGCCGGTTTGTTGAAATTGCGCAAAGAATTGCAGCTCTATGCCAATCTCCGGCCTGTAATCGTTTTTCCAGCACTGGTTAATGCTTCAACCCTGAAACCGGAAGTGTTGGAAGGCGTTAACTTAATGATTATCCGGGAATTAACAGGCGGACTTTATTTTGGTCAGCCCAGGGGACGAAAAGAAACAGACGAAGGGCTGGCTGTGGTAGATACACTGTACTACACAGAGGCTGAGATCGAACGGGTGTTGCGGAAAGCCTTTGAGATTGCCCGGTTGAGAAAGAAACATTTGGTCTCAGTCGATAAAGCCAATGTATTGGATAGCAGCCGTTTGTGGAGAGAAACCGCGGATCGGATCGGAAAAGAATATCCCGATGTCAAGCTGGAACATATGCTGGTTGACAATGCGGCCATGCAGTTGATCAGAAGGCCCGGCCAGTTTGACACGGTAGTCACAGAGAATATGTTCGGAGATATTTTAAGTGATGAAGCGGCCATGTTAAGCGGATCCTTGGGCATGCTCCCATCAGCCAGTCTGAGCGATAGCGGGCCTGGTCTGTATGAACCGGTCCACGGCTCAGCCCCGGATATTGCCGGACAAAATCTGGCTAATCCGCTGGCCACCTTTTTGTCCGTGGCCATGATGCTCAAATACTCCTTTAACCTGGAACAAGAAGCCCAAGCCATTGAACAGGCGATTCACAAGGTCCTTGAAGACGGCTACCGCACCCGCGATTTGGCCCAAGAAGGTGAGCGGTATCTGACCACAACAGAGATGGGTGAAAAAGTGCGGGCTTATCTGAAACAGGAAGTTCCTTCCTAA